The window TTAGAAATAACTTCACACAACTGGCTTGAGCAAGTCAGATTTTTGGCTCCATGTCTATAGTGATAATTCTATCGGGcacaggatttttcttcttcttttcccttttctctgaaCCAACATCCATTTGCCAGTGTGGGTGAGTTACACAGCTATGttgggaattattttttaactctcttTATGAAAATATCactctttttcccttgaatttatatctgttttaaagaaacctATTCTCCCCAAATTACCTTTCATTATCAAAGAATTTCCTGCCCAAGCAGAGCATATATATTTGCCAACTTCTGGGATTATTTAGCCAAAATGTACTGTGTACTGTCAGCACTCATTAACGTGACAGTAGCAGTAAAGCAAGCTGAAAATGACTAAATTACAGTAGACTCCAATCAACTCGCATGTAAATTACCCACCCTACAGTTAACTACTGAGTTATTTAACCTCGCTGCGTACGACAGTTCAGTAAAGATCAGCTCGTGTTCTAGAAAACGATATAATGGTCAAACcctgcttatttaaaaataaatcacatgtGATATATGAAGTATAAGAAAAAATTCCAAGCTACACAAAACCCCCTCCTGGCACCGgctcagctgcagggctggtttGACTCAGACCTCTGCACGAGGCAGCAAAGGTAGGGTCCTCGTTTTGCAGTAggtcctttccttctctctcaggTGCAGTGCCCGCTGCTGTGGCCGCTTGGCAGAgcccctgccttcctccctaCAACAGGAGTGCTCTGTGCTGTTGGCTGTCCCAGAGGGGCTGCCATCAGCACAGGGCCACAGCAGCCTCCCTGCGGTAGGATTTCACCTTTTGGATCACCAAAAAGGCTGCATTGTTTTCTGAACTGGCGCAGGAACGCAGTGGTGTAGCTGACATGTCCAGCACTAAAACCTAGCCATGGTTAGGGCAGCAGTCTGCAGTGAGCTTGGGGACCAGCCTGGTTGGCCGGAGGGAGCTTTCCctgccctcacagcagctctgtcctcaccctgctctcttccctgcagcctgtcctCAGCAGCCCTTCGCAGGGCAGAGCACAGCCTCAGGGCACAGACCTCGCTGTCCTTCCCAGCGGACCAGAATAGCAAAGAGCCAGGGCAGCGCTTTATCTCATTTAATCTGCTTGGATGCCTTGGGCCAGGTTCACTGCTGTTGAACATCCTCGAGTGGAAAAGGGAAGTTGGAGCTTTTTAAATATCCTGAAAGGGTTTTTTGCTCaccagtttattttttttgtctgtacaGCACCACGTGCATCCTTGCCCTGCCTGTGGGATTATCTACAGAGCAGATGAGCATCACCCACCCATACTGCCTGTCCGAGCACAGCTGCCAATGCAGCTCAGCGGCAGCTGGGTGAGCACCCACTGCGAGGTGAGACCCGCGGTGCTGTTCCTGACCAGGTACTTCATCTTCCATGGTAACAACCACACTTGGGAAGGTTACTACTACCACTACTCCGACCCGCTCTGTAAACAGCCGACTTTCACCATCTACGCATCTGGGCATTACACGCAAGGCATCCCCTCCTCCAAAGTGCGAGGTGGCACAGAGCTGGCTTTTAAAGTCACCGGGGCTCGGGTGACACCAATGGACCAGGTGACGGCGACGATGCTGAACTCCTCCGAACCTGGAAGCTGTGGGCTGGCCGGCTCCTGGAGCACTGGGGTGGAGCAGGATATAACACCCACGAATGGGTGCTTGGCTTTGGGCATCAGGCTGCCCCACACGGAGTATGAACTATTCAAAACGGAGCAAGACGCGAAGGAGCGCAGCCTGCTGTACATCGGCGAGAGGCCCACGGACGGCTCCAGTCCCGACCGCCCGGACAAGCGGCCCACCTCCTATCAGGCACCTCTGATTCAGTGCGCTGCAGCACCAGAGGAATTCTCTAACTATGTTAGTCTAAAATACTTGGGAAAAAAGGATGCTAATGGGAATGAAGCACTAAAACCTTTGCCTGTGgcctttttgttgtttataGCACTTCTGTTTTTAAGATGGGACTAGTTATCTACTGAGGTACAGCACAGAATTCAGATAGTCTTGGTGCTAGTGTGATTTTTATAGCCTTCAAATGAGCACATCTGGAAGCAGTTTTTTCAGATTTGgaaactctttaaaaacaaccaacaacagTGAGTAAGCCAAGCAGATACGCCTGACTACATGCTGTTTGTCCCGTGGCTTTATTGCCTCATCTCCCTTCTTTGCCTACAATTTTAATGTAGTGACATGGATGCGCTGCACATTGCAATAGATAATTTAGCAATatgagggggggaaaaagcgACATCAATTACAATTGCTGCTTTGAGCTTTTGACATTGCTAAGATTTAATCAAGAGCTTGATTCAGATGTAATCCAAACATCCACAGCGTCGGCTGCTGAGTTTCTCTGACTTTAAGTTCCCTCCCATCATGCTCCTTATTGCTGCTCTTGCAAATGTAATCTGCAGAGTCAGGCAGCAATAGATAAAGCAGTCGGCAAGGGTTCTTGATAAGGGTGGAGTTAATCATGCCTTTCTCAGTTTGCAGACATCTTCTGCAGTTCTtgtgtgcatgtacacacacacaaagatgcGACACACAGTCTCCCACTCACAGAAAGCAGCCCTGGCAGAGCATTACCTCAGCAGAGTGTTACGCCTGACCCTGGTCATAAAAGAAGACACAGTAAATGGAGAACATTCCAACCTTCAGCATTACCCAGCTGCAGACACTGCGTCCTTGCTGCATTATCCTGGCTTTCCAGTGCAGGACTGGCCTGGGCTTCGGTACCTCAGCACTGCCCGGCCATTGGGACTCCACTCGCCACGCACCAAGCGGAGCAGTAGATCACTTACAAGTCTTTCAGGCCATGGTATTTTACAGTCTCCCTTATAGTAAGTCTACTGGCATAGCAGTTGTTAATCCAGCTCTCCTTTCAATCAAAATGTCACTTCCAGCCTCATTCCTGTAGAGATGCTTTATAAATCTGCCTCTAGTGAATGATGGGCTGAGCAGATACTCGAGTCAATAGCACAGTCAGGTCCAAACGATTTCTACTGACAAGAAGGACAAACTAAGAAATTAAACTCCCTGTCTGCTGCACCCAAGAAGCATATAACTTACATGGAGAAGCCCTCCTCCCAGTAGCTAAATCCTTTCCAAATAAGCCTATATATCTTACTCACAAAGGGTATTTTGTTAAACCAGCTATGCAATAGCTACCTTCTTAATGCTGTATGTACGAACTTGAAGCTTGTATACTTAGATAAATTATGGGGTTTATAacacaaaaatacttctgaggGATCTGTACATTAACAAATAATTCAAATGAGATGCTTATTAAATGCGTACAATTGTGACATAAATGTTGTCAGCATGTTCCTGGCATGATCAAATATTAATCATGCACATTACTTTTAAGGTGAAACACAAAGGCCAAGCTTGGCTACCTCACCTTGGTTCCTTCTGCTATCAGTGGAGGAGGAGACTTCTCCAGGGGTTAGTTCAGCAGGCAAAATATCTCCCTGCTTCTAagagttgttgggttttgttgcctGCTGCCATGTGGAGATCCATGGGCAAACGTTTGATGACCTAGAAGTGAATCTTGTAGAATGTGGAGTCTCCTTTGGGATGTCCCTGTTGAGATGCTCTCAGCTGGGGCATGTCTGGGGCAGCACAGCCACATCTCTATAACCCATACACGTGGCAGCACTTTCTCTacagcagagcagcttcccaTCACCGTGCCAGAGCAGGTGCTCGCcgcagcctggagcagaggttCCTGCGGCTCCAGTCAGCAAGGTTACATGTTTCTGCAGAACCCAAAGATGTCCATGGCAACAACATGCCTTCTGCTGTCTTTGGAGGGTGGGTGGAAGGGCGGGAAGGCAATTCCTGCCCTGTATTTACCCCCAAGAATGAGATTTGTGTGCagatacttttttgtttttcatttacaaagcaAGTGTTCAGATACCACGTGGTGTAAAGAACTCCTCCAAGACCACAGATGCTTTCGGTGTGGTGATGGGATTAACATGATGTAAGGAGTGACAAGACAACATCACAACGTACGCAACCAGCACTTGAGAAAGGTCCCACCTCCTCCCACAGCTGGCTCCAGATGctcacacacagctctgcagcccgGGTGGGCTCTGCTGAATCTCCTGTGAAAGCCTCATCAGGAGCCTCTTTGTCCTGTCCTCCCCCCGCTTAAGTATacttctgaaagtaaaaaaagccatgaaaaagCTATTTGCATAAATATCATAACTTTTATTGTTCTGTTCACAGTTTTTTGAAGAAACATTCCTAAATTACACAGTTATTCTCTCGATAAGAATTTGTGCCTTTTTCCAATTGGAATTGGCCTGGCTCCCACTGCCAGTCAGTGCTTGGCGTTGTGTTGCTCTTTTTAGGATCAGAGAGCTGCAGTGTTCAGTATTTCCTCGCCGTGAAGGTACCTGTGCACTGTAATGAAGGTGTTCTCAATTCTGGTAGCTAAACTCAGCCATCTGAGttctctctcagcctctctaAGGCATTTTCACACTCCACCAGTCatttttgaatcttttttttgttgttttgcatCCATTCCAATTACTcagcttctcttttaaaacGTAAATATCCAAACTGTGTCCAAAATTCCCAACTCTCACAGCTGAGACAAACACAAGCATAATCACTTACTGCTAACAGTAATTAAAGACAAGAACACATTCTTACTCCTTAGTCTTTTACCCTGGGACTGCGCTGGAACACGTGTGAAGCTCTTACTCACTCTGGGCCTGGGTATGGGTATTTTTGTCACGTTAACATTTTATCAGTAGGGATTTTGGATGTTTCCAGCAGTGATCTGGAACCACTGAGTCATGTCGGGTCCCAGTAGGACCCTTCTGTGAGCATCCCCATTTCATTTTGGTTCTCCTTGAATACCCACTTTTGAAATGTGATTGTCAGAGCACACCAAGCTTTGCGGGGGGTGGATATACTCCGTCTGctctaattaaaaagaaaactgaaaaacaaagaatcaGATGACTTACACTGTGCTCCTTCATTCACCCCATCTCCTTTTTCATCCCCTCCCTGGGTGCCAAGCTGGCTGAAAACTGCACTGGGCCATCCTGTCCCATCTGCCATCCTTCCCATCAGCAGGTCACAGGCTGCCCTTAGAGATACTGATACAAGGTTTCTACACCCACTGACCttaaatgtgttaatttttaatactaaaCATTGCTAATGAATGACATCacttttccagttctctcaCGTCATCACTAGCACTAGCATCACCTGCAGCTAGCAATGGTCCTTATCCTACCACAAAGATTTCCTCTGAACTTTGGCTCTTTATCAGCCTCTCTGACCACTCCAACCcatagttttcttttcctttggcagttgctttccttaattttttccttaattcatTTTGAGTTGATTGCTGtctgcttcccttttccttatttgttttatatgaCTTTACAtctaattttttccttcatttcaccACTGAAACAGTGTGGGCCGTTAGCCAAAGCTCTCCCCCTTCTTGATGcaaaattattgtatttttgGCCCTTTAATGCCTTTCTCTTCAAAAACTGCCAAATCTAGTTCAGTTTTCCATCCAATTTCTTCAGTACCAGATTTGATATGAAATTTGCTCATCTATGGCCTTTTGAAGTACCAGTTCCATTGTTAGCACCTGCATGGCTGTATACATCACTCAACCATCAGGATTGCAACTTCTAGTTCTCAATTCATTTATCTTTATCTGACATAAACAAGACAAATCCAAATAGCTGCATGTTTCATGTCTAACACTGCATTAGAAAAACAGGTCTGGGACACACACAGTGAACATTAGTCCTGACTACTGGATAGCCATCTTCACCCCCCCCTGTTTAAATACTTAGAATGTATTCTGGATTTTACATTTCCTAAACAAttcttaaactgaaacaaaacacacacacacaaaaattaaatCACTTCTGGATGTATTAACAGCATTGAGCCAGTGCTTCATTTGATAAGCAATCCACACTGAATACGAGCCTGTTATTTACTATAACTATGCTGCATTGGAACAgcagaaaggagacagaaaggAGGTGGCTGACAAGGCTCATTGCTCCAAACTCTGCACAGAGCGAAGAGTAAGAAGGAACAGATTTGTCAAAGAGGAAGCAGGAAGGTGAGTGGTTGCCTGGGCTGGGAACCAGACTGGCCATGTGCGCCAAGGGGCAGCTTGGGTGCAGCCACCCAGCGCTCCCGCTTGGCCAGGAGTCCAGGACAGGCAGGACGGGAAGGGCAGTGGGAACAAAGAGACTGCGGTGAAAGtaaacaggcagcagagaagcCAGTTAGTGACACTCATCTGAACATCGGATTCTTTGccaaggagcagggaaggaacaAGCATGACTTAGATTGAACCAAATGGCTGAGGGAGGGAATGGAGTGAGATTAGACAGCTCAGACAGGATAGATCAGGAAAGGAATTGGGCAGGAG is drawn from Strigops habroptila isolate Jane chromosome 13, bStrHab1.2.pri, whole genome shotgun sequence and contains these coding sequences:
- the APCDD1L gene encoding protein APCDD1-like, translated to MVRCWWLAGLLLACAGAEPPLRWEPRCRQQLRHLQDGARIAARLPPRLEGRWVSTGCEVRPGPEFLTRSYLFYANRLFKAYQFYYWDPSCRDPSYSLVIKGKLRLRQASWITRGATEADYHLHKVGIVFHSQKAMQEVASWINQTSGEGCSGFLPPGRTWAPGALYELLSAKTERDCTAALGFAMHELSLVRVEQHYQPLLQPQQSGSRLVEELYLGDIHTEWLERLHYRPTGYQRPLQSAMHHVHPCPACGIIYRADEHHPPILPVRAQLPMQLSGSWVSTHCEVRPAVLFLTRYFIFHGNNHTWEGYYYHYSDPLCKQPTFTIYASGHYTQGIPSSKVRGGTELAFKVTGARVTPMDQVTATMLNSSEPGSCGLAGSWSTGVEQDITPTNGCLALGIRLPHTEYELFKTEQDAKERSLLYIGERPTDGSSPDRPDKRPTSYQAPLIQCAAAPEEFSNYVSLKYLGKKDANGNEALKPLPVAFLLFIALLFLRWD